Below is a genomic region from Accipiter gentilis chromosome 11, bAccGen1.1, whole genome shotgun sequence.
AGGTCTATTAATTTAGGATGCTGCTGTTTCCTATACGTAGAGGAAAACACTGTGTGTTAGTGCACGCACATGAGAGTGGAAGTATGCTAACTTCACAGGGATGAGTTTAAATATATATCAAACGTTTCAAACAGCAGTTACAGTTTTTGTGAAACACTTCAGGTTCTTCCTTGGCAGTACAGTAGTCTGGGAGTTTGTGAGCACaaattcatttgttttttttgttttagtttaaaaagaaattacatgttcCTGTTGATTTCCAATTCCCTTGCTAAATGGAATGCAAAAGGAGAAatctcaagaaaataaaagactTCTCAGGGAATGCTTTGGGTCTTTAACACAGACTTTGCAGTGGATTCTTCATCAATGATGCATAAATGCAGATGTGATTAATTTCCAGATATGTATTGCTGATCCCATGAGCTGACTGATGTTAATCGTGTGGTTATTTCTGGATAGACTGAGTCTCAATAATCTGATCTGTAAGAAACAAATGCATAGGTAAGGTTGTCTCTGCATAGTTGTAGCTGGAAATTTCACGTCCATACAAATATCTTAGAAGTTCTGAAGGATTCAAAAGCATCAAATTGGTTTATTCTTATGGCAGATATCCTGATGACAAAGGAAAACTTGTAAAGGCTGTTTTGATCTTTGCTGCCACTGGAGGCAAGCAAATCCAATGCTTAGGTCCACAGAAACCTGCTCTTCTGCTGCCCAAACCCTGGACATGCTTTTTGGCATTCTCTAGGTGACAGTTTTAGCAGTGGAGGAAAAGATGCCCCAATAacccttctgattctcctctAGCAGAACAAtctttgttttttccattgtGGCCTTGAATGCCAAGACACAAAAATCTTGATGCTTACTTAGCAAAAGTTGATCATTAATGCTAGGTGCAGTAAATAGGGACAAACTGTATTTAATAGTCTGAGAGCAGAGTACTCCATCCTTGCTCCAGCTGACTAGTACACATTGTACCAAGGAGCTGTTCAGAACAGTATCCTTACAAGAAATGGGTCTTAGAGGTGTGAAGTGCCTTATTTTTAACGGAGTTAACTTGGAATGGAAGTAAAACTacacctttaaaaatgtttatggaTGTTACTGTGGTTAAATGTTGCATTGTGGCAATTTAAAGTTGTTACAAAACCCAAAAGACAATATTTTGGAACTCTGTGTAAAACTCCCTCCCCAAGCTCCTTTTTGACCATTCACATACCTTTAGCTGGGGCATTGATATGCCGCTACCCCTGGTTTCTTGATTAACTCCAACTGACTTTTCCTGAAATTCTTTGCAGCTGAAGGACCTGTATTTTGTTCTGGCCATGATTTAAAGGAACTGTCAAGTGAAGACGACGTGAAGCATCATTCCCGAGTATTTGAACTGTGTGCAGAGGTAAGCAGTTCTTCTTAAGTGCCACTCCTTTTGCCTGGTATTAAGAGCAAGCAATGACACTTGTTTAAGGAGGGACAGCATTACTCATCTGCTAGCTAAAGCACAGACTGTTGCTCCAGAttctttgctttttgctgctttgcCATTTTAATACCTGATCCTGGTGAAATTATGTTTTCCCTGGATTTCTCTAGGGGATAAATAAAAGAGCTAGAATGCCAATGTGCATGTCTCCTAGTCATGTTCCTTCGTTTAGCCAGTGTTCCTTGCAGCTGAGTATTAGGGCAATGTCTTTCCTAGAAATCTAGGGATAACCACCTTCAAACCACTTGTGATCAAATGTTCTTTCCCAGCATCTAGCTAATAATTCAAGACCAGCTTAAACATCAGTTAGACAAGTAAGATCTGACTTGCTGGTTGCCCAGTCAgcagatgtcgtggtttaaccccagccagcaactgagaaccatgcagctgcttgctcagtctcccccacctagtgggatgggggagagaatcagaaagaaaaaaaaccagaactcatggattgagataaagacagtttaataggacagaaaaggaatgtgaaataataataatagtaataataatagaatatacagaacaagtgatacacaatacaattgcttaccaccaGCTGACCACTGATGAGCCAAACCCCAAGCTGGGTtgcctcccagccaactcccccagtttatatactgggcatgatgtcacatggtatggaatatcccatcagccagtttgggtcagctgtcctggctgagTCCCcacccagtttcttgtgcactcacagcctctgctggctaggcagtatgaaaagctgaaaactccttgacttttgttgtaagcactgcttagcaacaactaaaaattcagtgtgttatcaacattattccaccctaaatccaaaacacagcactataccagctactaggaagaaaatacactttattccagctgaaaccagggcagcaGACCATACAAGTTCTTGTTACAAAGGCACAGACCTGGAGGTCGGGAAGTTATAGTACATCCTGGAGCCTTTGGAGAGAATGGCAAAAACATCTTTGATTGTAACGGCGCTGGAATTTGACCCCTAATCCTGCTCAGTGTGACCACAGAAAGTAATTTGAAGCCTTTTGTTCTAGTTCCTCCAGTAATAATGATCTCTTACACCCATTGTCAAGTCCATATTTAACAAATGCTGTAAGAGCCATGTGTGAAAGTTACCGCGGAAGGGCCTTCAGTGTAACATGAAGGAATCATCCTGGCAGCTTTGCCTGGATTTCATCTTGGTATGCTGATCACAAAGAGGTAAGCACAAATATGGCTGAATGACAGGTTAGTCCCTTCCTCAGAAAGGAGCCAAGGTCCAATAGTTTAGCAGCCAATAGCTGAATATGAATTTTGCAGTTGCAGGGCACAACAATAGCAGTATGTCATCAGTGGAAAACTGAACCATGCAGCTTCTGGGTCACAGAATAGGAAAGATCAGGCAGAAAAAACATGAAACTTATTCCATAGAGCATGAAATCAAGAGTTGGTAAATTTCTCACTTCAAGGATCAGAAGAATTTAAATTGTCCTGTATATATATCAAGCATTGTGGCTATATTCAGGATTAATGAGTACTATAGCAAGCTTGACTTTGATTAATAAagagaaatagcaaaaaataacAGAATGTCAGCATTTAGAGTTAGAAACAAGCCTAGCTTTCTTTGTGAGGATGGTGCCCTACTATACAGTAAGTTTAGTAAGGGAGCATTATTACCAGTAAAAAATGGTATACTGATTTTAGATTAATATGCCTGAGACCATGAAATTCAGAGATagggagatactcaaaacccaactggacacagtcctggacaacctgctttACCCGAGCATGCTTGAGTAGGggggttggactcgatgacctcaAGAGGTCACTGTCAACCTAAATGCTTTTGTGAAATTGGCAAAGCAAGTTCAGGAAGAAATTAAGTAGAAGAAATGACACTTGAAGTGATCTCTTTTCTGATGCTCATGGTAGTGATAAGTGCTTTAAAGTCTCTACCTGAGTATCCTAAAgggatttaattttcttctatatCACAACTCACTATTATCCCTATGGAGGAAGAAGGTCTTACTGTTAAATAATAATGGCACTTTACAGGGAAACAGAAATAGAGAAATCAATTTAGGCTTTATTTAGGATCCTAACTAATATCTAAATTTTAGTTATCTGGTAGAATAAttgactttggcttttttttttggtcaatagAGAGAGAAGGGTGCTTTTGAGGGCTTCCAAAACAGGATCGTGTATTCCTAAATTTCAGTACTTAAGTAGAATGGATCCTACCCTGAATGACATGCCTACAGCATTGTTGACTAGGGGGTCCAGAGCATTGGACTGGTTTTCAGGAACTTTGGCTTCTACATCTGTCTATGACTGGTAATCTTGGGCAGATCATCTCAGCTGCTACACCTCTGTTTCCCCATGCATATAACAGTGTTAGCAATACTATATAATGCAGTAGCCTAAAACTAAGTACTTGCCACATACACATTTGAGACAGCTGAGAATGTCACTTCTCCAGATGCTTTTCAAATACAAAACCACAAGtaccaggggttttttttcagagaagcagtTGACTTTGAATTTTTATAACTACAAGAGTAATCTATAGCTATTTGTCTGCAGACGTGCACGTATTGTTACTCTTTTGTTGTCTGCTTCTCAAGATCcactgaaaaatcatttttaaacaaagatagAAGAACGGAGGCAAAGACTGATCAAATTCAAAACTGAATGTAGATAATTTTACCTAAGCAACATGAAATTCGCTACACTTCATCTACTGAAGAAACTGAAGTAGCAAATGAAAATTTGTTACCTTGCTACAATGTGCtaatatgatattttttttttttaaatccggATAATGACTGTAATCATTTAACTAGCATTTTCTATCTTCAGGCGTTAAAATTAGGCAAGTTTGTTGATTCCCACTGTATGGAAGGAGAACCTGAGTTAGAAAAGTTAAGACAAATTCATCTTTCTTAACTTCAGCTATTTGAAGTTGGATGTCCAATCTTCAAGAAttatcagagagagagagagaatgagtgTGTTTTCCCATCTTATGTCTAATGCAAGCAGGAAAAATTGTTTCCTGGCAGGTAAGTCTTTCCTGGGAATGCAGAGTAAGCCTAGAAGGACATCCAGTGATTGTGTTTGGGCGAGATCAACCCAGGCTCGAGATCATGCAGAAACCAGCAAGAGGCTGCTTTAATTTCTTGGGACAGAGACTTTTATTAAGTCAGTTTTCCATTATGGAGCAAATGAAGGTGGGGATGGTGTGTCTTGGATACACGTCTTCCCATAGGCAGGAACACTAGACCTGCAGTGCAGAGGCACCCAAGCTCCATGCAGGTATGATAACAAGTGTTTCTGCCTTTCATTCTTGTGGTTTCCATTTCCACTGGAGTTAGCAGGACCAACTCATGGTACATAAACAGAACTGAGCAGATACTGGAACAGCAGGGGTCTTGTGCATTAGAACAGATTTTGCACAGAGCTTGTTTCTTTTACTAAACTCCaattaataaagctgaaaaatgtaCACATCAGGTGTGTGAAACAATTGCAAGTTTTAGAACAGCCACTGCTTAAATTTCAGGGACTAACTGACCACTTTCTTTTGTGCATGCAGGTTATGACTTTAATCCAGAAACTTCCAGTACCAGTGATTGCCAAAGTAAATGGCTTGGCTACAGCAGCAGGCTGTCAGCTTGTGGCAAGCTGTGACATCGCAGTGGCAAGTGAGAAATCTCAATTTGCTACTCCTGGAGTAAACATTGGTCTGTTTTGCTCCACACCAGCTGTGGCCTTGGGCAGATCTCTTCCAAGAAAGGTAGGCTTCCTTCCCAGATACTCTTTGTAATTTTGCAAGAAGTAGGTTCCCATGTTAGGAGTTTTAGTTCCATTGCCTAAACTTTATTTTTGTGCAGAACAACATTCCAAATACTTCGTTGCAAAAGACATCTTCATAACTCTTTGgactgggaaaaataataaagggATTAATTCTGTTTAGGGAAAGCAGTTTCATACTGATGCAATTCCAACCAGCATGAACTCATACCAGCAGCACACCAGCTCAGCAATCCCTTTCCTTTCCAACAGACTGCTCTGTGCTTTAGACAATGATGTTCTTCCCTGATGAGGAAACCCCTGCTAGTTCAGGATATCAGTCCCACAGAGGTATCAATTCTTGCCAGGCAGTGACATTTCACTGCCAGCATGATGTACCTGGGTGTAGATCAAGATGCTTTAAATAGCATCTAAAACCCTCCTATACTTTCTTCCTGCTTTATTTCCTACTGATTGTGACTACACATCTCTCACTGCATAAACAATAGTATTATCTGTAAAGCTTCCATAAttgagaaaagaaattttaagttcTGATCCAGTTAGATTCATGCGGACAGACTCTTCAAGCCCAGCAGGGCTCTGCTGAGATGCAGTGACTTAACTGCACAAGTCCAATTGCTGGAGAAGAGCTTCAACTTTAAATTTCCTATCTGTGAGGCTATCCTGTTCAAATACAGTCTGTCTgtggcttttttccccaagtgtgCTGTAGTGTAGAGTTATAACTGTTTCTGAATTAGTATTCCTTGGGTTTGTGATTACTTTTCTTAAATGTATGGGATATGCTTTTTTCTGTGCCACTTTTCAAAGTAGCAAGAACATTCGCTACAGTTCTTGGGGTTTACCTTTTATCAAATGAAATGTTGCCATTGTTTGTAGGTACCAGAGCAAAGACAATGAGGATAATCAGCTCTTATGATTCATGGTATTGGTCAATTGCATCAGAAGTCATGGAAGAAAATTCTTACTGATATATAAGATTGAATAGTCagagtatttggggttttttttaatttgaaacctCAAGTACAGGATGCTGGAAGCAGCAAGAGACTGAAATAGATGCAGCTATAAGAAGGACATATTTAAAAACACCCTGACCAAACTTAAAAGTAaggcaggtattttcaaaaactaCACATTGACGTAGTAAgtctttatttattattatatgcCCAGCTTAAAATACTGGGTTCAGTCATTTGACATTGTGGACCATCCACATCTCTCTTAATTCCTACTGCAATCACTAGAGATTCTGGGCTGTTGAAAAGAAACCTAGAGCTGTCAGCCTAGGACACCTGGAATCAGCAAGCAGGTTTGAAAAAAGGCCAGCTTTAGACCCAGTCCTTCTCTTTGCTGAAACCTCTTAACAGTTCTTGGCAGTTTAAGAGGCCAAAAGATTTAACTCTTATGTTTGTCAAAAAAGTAACTTGTAATTGAAGGAGGCGGCTGAAATTCCCCAAGCAGACCAAAGCAATAAAGCAGCTGAATTGACTTAATACGATATTTTTTCTTGTTCAGGTGGCATTAGAGATGCTTTTCACGGGTGAACCTCTTTCTGCCCAAGAAGCATTAATGCACGGGCTTGTCAGCAAGGTGGTACCAGAAGACAAGCTGGAGGAAGAGACCATGAAAATCTCTCACAAGATATGCGAAAGCAGCAAATCTGTCCTGGCATTGGGGAAGGCCACCTTTTACAGACAGATGACGCAGGACCTCGATGCTGCTTACAAAATGACTACTCAGGTCATGGTAGACAATTTGACTTTGAGAGATGGGCAGGAAGGTATTGAAGCCTTTATTCAGAAACGTAAGCCTGTCTGGTCACACtctcaggatgagaagaaatgaatCTTGTTCCTAAGCTAACCTTAGCTGTGctttatgattcttcacatagtTGCCTTTGGGAACTGTATTTTTGTTCTTACTGaaagttaaatttttcttcttataCATGCCAAAGACACAATAAATTTATTCTAAGTACATAATAAATGtcaagaaaaatcaaaccagatgGTTTTTTCAGCAATTAATTTAATCTAGGGTTTTAGAGGGAACTGTGTGCTGCAAAAATCAGTTTAGTATGTCCCAGGTTACTTAGGGAATCACAGGAACTGGGAGAGAGCTCAGATCACCCTGTTCAGTAAATGTCCCCATAGTTCTGGATGAGAACTTCCATTTATTGTTATTAATAGAGAATTAAAAGGTTTGGACACATTCCAGAGATGATGGTAGTACATTTTATAATGGATTCCAGTACTGTTTGTATGTTACAAACAAAAGCCTGCAACAGTAGTCCATTGCTCCTTATGAATATATCTGCTTGTGAACTATGTATTACTAGTTTGTCTCCATCAGAAAATCCTGGTTTTCCACCATCAGTTCAAGCACTTGTCCCAGGTCTAGAGAATTTTGCTGTTGACTCCAGTGAGGCTGAGCATGGCTTGGGGGTGTTTAGTTTCACAAAGGGCACACTGCAAAAGCCACTGCCTGTGGGCTTCAGCAGAGATTCTCACCTGGCAGTGTTTTGACCCAGCTGTAATTTTGAGCCTGTATGTCTTCAGCTTATCACAGAATCTTAGATGTGTTAGTTGGAAAGTCCATCCTTGTGCTCAAAGCTGGGCTTTTACCGACACCGGAGCAGTTCAGCCATGGATCTACGGTCTTGACAACCTCTAACAACAGGGATTCAGCTGCTCCTCTGGGTAATCTGTTAAAGCGCTGTGCAATCCTCCTggtgaaatatgttttcttaatGTCCAGTCTGAGCCTCAAAGCAGCATGTTTTTGACCATTGCCCTTTGTTACATTATCTGACATTACTGAGAAAACTTCACCTCCATTATCTTTGTAATGGTCTTCAAGCAGCCAGAGGCTGCATTTAGACCACACTCAGACTCCTCTGTGCCAGACTGAACAAGTCCAGCTTCCTCCAGTCTCCTTGTAGGTCATGTTCTCTAGGTAACCAGCTTGGTAGCCCTGCAGTGGACCAGTTCCAGTTTCTCCACATCCCTTTTATACTGGTTGTGCCAAAACTGGGATGTATTTCaaatgtggcctcaccagtgctgaacagaggAGAACAAAATATTCCCTCTGTCTGCTGGCCACCTTCAGCCAGTCAGTATTGCTCAGTATACATTTTGTCTTATTTGTGATGAGAGTGCActgttggctcatattcagttggGCA
It encodes:
- the ECHDC3 gene encoding enoyl-CoA hydratase domain-containing protein 3, mitochondrial isoform X2 yields the protein MLQSLREDLLHDVKSKDLRVIIISAEGPVFCSGHDLKELSSEDDVKHHSRVFELCAEVMTLIQKLPVPVIAKVNGLATAAGCQLVASCDIAVASEKSQFATPGVNIGLFCSTPAVALGRSLPRKVALEMLFTGEPLSAQEALMHGLVSKVVPEDKLEEETMKISHKICESSKSVLALGKATFYRQMTQDLDAAYKMTTQVMVDNLTLRDGQEGIEAFIQKRKPVWSHSQDEKK
- the ECHDC3 gene encoding enoyl-CoA hydratase domain-containing protein 3, mitochondrial isoform X1, translated to MAAAELWRLRRPLTAAFSRAAAAGSGRPPPAPEKLTVRRQAEGVRNIILNNARKRNALSLSMLQSLREDLLHDVKSKDLRVIIISAEGPVFCSGHDLKELSSEDDVKHHSRVFELCAEVMTLIQKLPVPVIAKVNGLATAAGCQLVASCDIAVASEKSQFATPGVNIGLFCSTPAVALGRSLPRKVALEMLFTGEPLSAQEALMHGLVSKVVPEDKLEEETMKISHKICESSKSVLALGKATFYRQMTQDLDAAYKMTTQVMVDNLTLRDGQEGIEAFIQKRKPVWSHSQDEKK